Proteins from a single region of Aquipuribacter hungaricus:
- a CDS encoding response regulator has translation MKVLVVDDSRVMRQIVVRTLRQAGFDGLDIVEATNGAEGLDVVASEGPDMVLSDWNMPEMTGIDFLTNLRARGDSTPFGFVTSEGSPEMRERAAGAGALFLIAKPFSADTFADTLSPILG, from the coding sequence ATGAAGGTCCTCGTCGTCGACGACTCGCGCGTCATGCGCCAGATCGTCGTCCGCACCCTGCGCCAGGCCGGCTTCGACGGCCTCGACATCGTCGAGGCGACCAACGGGGCCGAGGGCCTCGACGTCGTCGCCTCGGAGGGCCCCGACATGGTGCTCTCCGACTGGAACATGCCCGAGATGACGGGCATCGACTTCCTCACCAACCTGCGCGCGCGGGGCGACTCCACGCCGTTCGGGTTCGTCACCTCCGAGGGCTCGCCCGAGATGCGCGAGCGCGCCGCCGGCGCGGGCGCCCTGTTCCTCATCGCCAAGCCGTTCAGCGCCGACACCTTCGCCGACACGCTCTCGCCGATCCTCGGCTGA
- a CDS encoding chemotaxis protein CheX: protein MSTGTDESTSPAGTLGTTGTLEGPEAFVGTEVLVELAQAVWASFVDDEVPLMDLGPWAPEPDGTPVVVGRVTIQGSAAGVLSVHLPAPAAAEAAARMFDIDPAVVVPEDIHDATGEIANMVGGNVKAMLPGEHRLGLPSVTTGADGPALDEALASATLLWGEHVLLVTLDRAAGGSPS, encoded by the coding sequence GTGAGCACCGGCACCGACGAGAGCACCTCGCCGGCCGGGACCCTCGGGACCACCGGCACCCTCGAGGGCCCGGAGGCGTTCGTCGGCACCGAGGTGCTCGTCGAGCTGGCCCAGGCGGTGTGGGCGTCCTTCGTCGACGACGAGGTCCCGCTCATGGACCTGGGCCCGTGGGCCCCCGAGCCCGACGGCACGCCCGTCGTCGTCGGCCGCGTCACCATCCAGGGCTCGGCCGCCGGCGTCCTGTCGGTGCACCTGCCTGCGCCGGCCGCGGCCGAGGCCGCGGCCCGGATGTTCGACATCGACCCCGCCGTGGTCGTCCCCGAGGACATCCACGACGCCACCGGCGAGATCGCCAACATGGTGGGCGGCAACGTCAAGGCGATGCTCCCCGGGGAGCACCGGCTCGGCCTCCCGTCCGTCACCACCGGGGCCGACGGCCCCGCCCTGGACGAGGCGCTCGCCTCGGCCACCCTGCTGTGGGGCGAGCACGTGCTGCTCGTCACCCTCGACCGAGCTGCTGGAGGTAGCCCGTCATGA